Proteins from one Bacteroides mediterraneensis genomic window:
- a CDS encoding LytTR family DNA-binding domain-containing protein: MIRCIAVDDEPLAVKQLEDYISRIPFLKLEGSFINAVKACMFIQEHEVDLLFTDINMPDMNGLDLARSLNKDIKVIFTTAYSEHAYEGFRLDAADYILKPFGFSDFLNSVNKVKERYFSHEEPIMNLSLPETICL; this comes from the coding sequence ATGATAAGATGCATTGCTGTCGACGACGAACCACTCGCCGTTAAACAATTGGAGGATTATATTTCTAGAATTCCATTTCTGAAGTTGGAAGGCTCTTTTATAAATGCAGTGAAAGCTTGTATGTTCATACAGGAACATGAGGTGGATCTTTTGTTTACCGATATAAACATGCCTGATATGAATGGGCTGGATTTGGCCAGATCTTTAAACAAAGATATAAAAGTTATCTTTACCACAGCCTATAGTGAACATGCATACGAAGGTTTCCGTCTCGATGCTGCTGACTATATTTTGAAGCCTTTCGGTTTCAGTGACTTTCTGAACTCGGTAAATAAAGTGAAAGAAAGATATTTCAGCCACGAAGAACCGATAATGAATTTATCCCTGCCAGAGACTATCTGTTTATAA
- a CDS encoding LytTR family DNA-binding domain-containing protein encodes MESCRDYVKIYAGPDEPVQAQLTLKKIEEALPANLFMRVHRSFIVNLSKINVIENNRIVFDSKTYIPIGDLYMNDFQKYINAVLLKS; translated from the coding sequence GTGGAAAGTTGCAGGGACTATGTGAAAATATATGCCGGTCCGGATGAACCTGTTCAGGCCCAGCTGACCTTAAAGAAAATAGAAGAGGCCTTGCCAGCTAATCTGTTTATGCGTGTACACCGTTCTTTTATAGTCAATCTGTCGAAAATAAATGTCATTGAGAATAACAGGATAGTATTCGATTCCAAGACCTATATCCCCATAGGTGATTTGTATATGAATGATTTTCAGAAATATATAAATGCTGTATTGCTAAAGTCTTAG
- a CDS encoding sensor histidine kinase: MIVVFNMLLKSYFIQQKKLKEHEESMKASLQLELDFLKQQISPHFFMNTLNNIHVLVDHNPVVAKESIISLSRLMRHLLYETKNRLVPLRYEMSFIQNYIELMRMRFPEEIIIECNTPHEDYNKMVPPLLFISLIENAFKHGISICEQSYIRINFQFLNSDKFQCRIVNSNHAKSVDGHEGIGLRNTIKRLELEYHDNYTLDIDKTEKEYIVLITIPL; the protein is encoded by the coding sequence ATGATTGTTGTTTTCAATATGTTGCTCAAGAGCTATTTTATCCAGCAGAAGAAACTTAAGGAACATGAAGAAAGTATGAAGGCTTCACTCCAGCTCGAACTGGATTTTCTCAAGCAGCAGATAAGCCCTCATTTCTTCATGAATACTCTGAACAATATTCATGTACTGGTTGATCACAACCCTGTAGTTGCTAAGGAGAGTATCATCTCACTTTCCAGACTCATGCGTCATCTTCTGTATGAAACAAAAAACAGGCTTGTGCCTTTGCGTTATGAGATGAGTTTCATCCAGAATTATATTGAACTGATGAGAATGAGATTTCCTGAAGAAATAATTATAGAATGTAATACTCCTCATGAAGATTACAACAAGATGGTTCCTCCTTTATTGTTCATCTCTCTTATAGAAAACGCCTTTAAGCATGGTATAAGTATCTGCGAACAGAGTTATATACGTATAAATTTCCAATTTCTGAACAGTGACAAGTTTCAGTGTAGGATTGTGAATTCAAATCATGCAAAATCAGTTGACGGGCATGAAGGTATAGGCCTCAGAAATACTATCAAAAGACTGGAACTTGAGTACCACGATAATTACACTCTTGATATAGACAAAACGGAAAAAGAATACATTGTACTTATAACTATCCCATTATGA